A window of Leptotrichia wadei contains these coding sequences:
- the pepT gene encoding peptidase T: MYNTLKDRFLRYVKFETRSDEKSETIPSTPTQLEFAKILARELEEIGMENVYVNDACFVNATLPGNIDKDVPVIGFIAHMDTADFNATNVNPKIVENYDGKDIVLNEAKDIVLSVEEFPNLKNYVGKTVITTDGTTLLGADDKAGIVEIVEAMKYLIEHPEIKHGTVKVAFGPDEEIGRGADNFNVEEFGADFAYTMDGGPVGELEYESFNAAGAVFKIKGKSVHPGTAKGKLINASLIAAEIVNSFPADEVPEKTEGYEGFYFLDKINSNCEEAELSYILRDHDREKFEAKKEFAANVAKKINEKYGKELVSVEIKDQYYNMGEIIKDHMNVVEIAKKAMENLGIKPVIEPIRGGTDGSKISFMGLPTPNIFAGGENFHGKYEFVVLESMILATDVIVEIVKLNGEGK, encoded by the coding sequence ATGTATAATACATTAAAAGATAGATTTTTGAGATATGTAAAATTTGAGACTAGATCGGATGAGAAAAGTGAGACTATTCCGTCGACACCGACACAACTTGAGTTTGCGAAGATTCTTGCGAGGGAATTGGAAGAGATTGGGATGGAAAATGTGTATGTGAATGATGCTTGTTTTGTGAATGCGACATTGCCTGGGAATATTGATAAAGATGTGCCTGTGATTGGATTTATTGCGCATATGGATACTGCAGATTTTAATGCAACTAATGTTAATCCGAAAATTGTGGAAAATTATGATGGGAAAGATATCGTGTTGAATGAGGCGAAAGATATTGTGTTGTCAGTTGAGGAATTTCCTAATTTGAAAAATTATGTGGGAAAAACGGTGATTACTACTGATGGGACTACGCTTTTGGGAGCTGACGATAAAGCTGGAATTGTGGAAATTGTTGAAGCAATGAAATATTTGATTGAGCATCCAGAAATTAAGCATGGGACTGTGAAAGTGGCGTTTGGTCCTGATGAGGAAATTGGTCGTGGTGCAGATAATTTTAATGTGGAAGAATTTGGTGCTGATTTTGCGTATACAATGGATGGAGGACCTGTTGGAGAGCTTGAATATGAGAGTTTTAATGCTGCTGGAGCGGTTTTCAAGATAAAAGGTAAGAGCGTACATCCTGGAACTGCGAAGGGAAAATTGATAAATGCAAGTTTGATTGCAGCAGAGATTGTGAATAGTTTTCCAGCTGATGAAGTGCCTGAAAAAACAGAAGGATATGAAGGTTTCTATTTCCTTGATAAAATTAATTCGAATTGTGAAGAAGCAGAATTGTCGTATATTTTGAGGGATCATGATAGAGAAAAATTTGAAGCAAAGAAAGAATTTGCAGCAAATGTTGCGAAGAAAATTAATGAAAAATATGGAAAAGAATTGGTAAGTGTTGAGATAAAAGACCAATATTACAACATGGGTGAAATAATTAAAGATCATATGAATGTAGTGGAAATCGCTAAAAAAGCAATGGAAAATTTGGGAATAAAACCAGTAATTGAACCAATTCGTGGTGGAACAGACGGTTCTAAAATTTCATTTATGGGACTTCCTACGCCAAATATTTTTGCAGGTGGAGAAAATTTTCATGGAAAATATGAATTTGTTGTACTTGAAAGTATGATTTTGGCAACTGATGTGATTGTCGAAATTGTGAAGTTGAATGGAGAAGGGAAATAA
- a CDS encoding tetratricopeptide repeat protein, with protein sequence MTKINIKKDIHRINLSAYYRLLNKEEEALRYLNEVRISRFTFPIVRYCYYMNLAEYKYYNGKKEEARKILDENIKKESNKNLLEIFLDYEDNPEQKVVELEKILPKHKNRLYKLQVENALAITYEEIGDFEKAMEFYKKVAEKESEIYFIKVAKEKVLELSLRNKEI encoded by the coding sequence ATGACAAAAATTAATATTAAGAAAGATATTCACAGAATTAATTTGTCAGCCTATTATAGGTTATTAAATAAAGAGGAAGAAGCATTGAGATATTTGAATGAAGTGAGAATAAGCAGGTTTACATTTCCAATAGTGAGATATTGTTATTATATGAATTTAGCAGAATATAAATATTACAATGGAAAAAAAGAAGAAGCTAGAAAAATACTTGATGAGAATATTAAGAAAGAATCTAACAAAAACTTATTAGAAATTTTTTTAGATTATGAAGATAATCCCGAACAAAAGGTTGTTGAACTTGAAAAAATATTACCAAAACATAAAAATAGATTGTATAAACTGCAAGTGGAGAATGCTTTAGCAATAACATACGAAGAAATTGGAGATTTTGAAAAAGCAATGGAATTTTATAAGAAAGTGGCTGAAAAGGAAAGTGAAATTTATTTTATTAAAGTTGCGAAAGAAAAAGTTTTGGAGTTAAGTTTGAGGAATAAAGAAATTTAG
- the fabG gene encoding 3-oxoacyl-ACP reductase FabG yields the protein MFDLAGEVALVTGGAKGIGKGIAKALKQAGAKVIIGDIDKEKGEMAANELDGDFYYLDVTNKEQVKDVVQNICEKYGKLSILCSNAGIFPQVTIENMTEEDWDKVQNINIKGTFLIIQAALKHMREQNYGRIVLTSSITGDITGYPGWAHYGASKAAQLGFMRTAALEYAKYGITINAIQPGNILTDGLIEAGEEYMNKMKSVIPVNVLGKPEDIGYTAVFLASREAGFITGQRIVVDGGQILPETPDFQ from the coding sequence ATGTTTGATTTAGCAGGTGAGGTTGCTCTTGTTACAGGAGGAGCAAAGGGAATTGGAAAAGGAATTGCAAAAGCATTGAAACAGGCTGGGGCAAAGGTTATTATTGGAGATATTGATAAGGAAAAAGGGGAGATGGCAGCAAATGAGCTGGATGGGGATTTTTACTATCTTGATGTTACAAATAAAGAACAAGTAAAGGATGTTGTTCAAAACATTTGTGAAAAATATGGAAAATTGAGTATTCTTTGTTCAAATGCAGGAATTTTCCCACAAGTGACTATTGAAAATATGACGGAAGAAGATTGGGACAAGGTTCAAAATATAAATATAAAGGGAACTTTTTTGATAATACAAGCAGCATTGAAACATATGAGAGAGCAAAATTATGGACGTATAGTATTAACATCTTCAATTACAGGTGATATTACCGGATATCCGGGATGGGCACATTATGGAGCGAGTAAAGCTGCTCAATTAGGATTTATGCGAACTGCAGCTTTAGAATATGCAAAATATGGAATTACAATTAATGCTATTCAACCAGGGAATATTTTGACAGATGGATTAATAGAAGCTGGAGAAGAATATATGAATAAAATGAAAAGTGTCATTCCAGTTAATGTTTTAGGAAAACCTGAAGATATTGGATATACAGCTGTTTTCTTGGCAAGTCGTGAAGCAGGATTTATTACAGGGCAAAGAATAGTTGTAGATGGTGGACAAATATTGCCAGAAACACCTGACTTTCAATAA
- the guaB gene encoding IMP dehydrogenase codes for MSQKDKVVISEGLTFDDVLLIPQASSVVPHEVSLKTNLTKNLVLNIPILSAAMDTVTESKLAIALAREGGIGFIHKNMTIERQADEVSKVKRYESGMITNPITLKENAVLKDAHDLMRNYKVSGLPVVDDEGNLKGIITNRDLKYREDLSLRVVDIMTKDNLVTAPVGTTLEGAKSILLENRIEKLPIVEGTKLKGLITIKDIDNVINYPNAAKDKEGRLRVGAGVGIGTDTVRRVAALVDAGVDIIAVDSAHGHSIGVINKIKEIRAAFPDLDIIGGNIVTPEAALDLIEAGVNAVKVGVGPGSICTTRVVSGVGVPQITAVMNIAEVCKDKGIGVIADGGIKLSGDVVKAIAAGADCVMLGGMLAGTDEAPGEEILYNGRKFKTYAGMGSLAAMKRGSSDRYFQLEAATEKLVPEGIESMVPHKGALKDTVYQICGGLRSGMGYCGTPTINELKENGKFVKITGAGLKESHPHDVIITKEAPNYNNSNN; via the coding sequence ATGAGTCAAAAAGATAAAGTTGTAATTTCTGAAGGATTGACTTTTGATGATGTGCTGTTAATTCCGCAAGCATCTAGTGTTGTGCCGCATGAAGTGTCGTTAAAAACTAATTTAACTAAGAATTTGGTGTTGAATATTCCAATATTGAGTGCTGCGATGGATACGGTTACAGAATCAAAACTTGCGATTGCACTTGCAAGAGAAGGTGGAATTGGGTTTATTCATAAGAATATGACTATTGAAAGACAGGCTGACGAAGTATCGAAGGTAAAAAGATATGAAAGTGGGATGATTACAAATCCTATTACATTGAAAGAAAATGCTGTTTTAAAAGATGCTCATGACTTGATGAGAAATTATAAAGTTTCTGGATTGCCTGTGGTTGATGATGAAGGGAATTTAAAGGGAATTATTACGAATCGTGACTTAAAATATAGAGAAGATTTGTCATTAAGAGTTGTGGATATTATGACAAAGGATAATTTGGTAACTGCACCTGTTGGAACAACTCTTGAAGGAGCAAAATCTATTCTTTTGGAAAATAGAATTGAAAAATTGCCGATTGTGGAAGGTACTAAATTAAAAGGTCTGATTACAATTAAAGATATTGACAATGTTATTAATTATCCTAATGCTGCGAAGGATAAGGAAGGAAGACTTAGAGTTGGAGCAGGAGTTGGAATTGGAACTGATACTGTGAGAAGGGTTGCGGCTTTAGTGGATGCTGGAGTTGATATTATCGCTGTTGATTCAGCTCATGGACATTCGATTGGAGTTATTAATAAAATAAAGGAAATCAGGGCAGCTTTTCCTGACTTAGACATTATTGGTGGAAATATTGTAACTCCAGAAGCTGCGCTTGACTTGATTGAAGCTGGGGTAAATGCAGTAAAAGTCGGAGTTGGGCCTGGATCTATCTGTACAACAAGAGTTGTATCAGGAGTTGGAGTTCCACAAATAACAGCTGTTATGAATATTGCAGAAGTTTGTAAGGATAAAGGAATCGGAGTTATTGCTGACGGTGGAATTAAATTGTCTGGAGATGTTGTAAAAGCAATTGCGGCTGGAGCAGACTGCGTAATGCTTGGTGGAATGCTTGCGGGAACTGATGAAGCGCCTGGAGAAGAAATTCTTTATAACGGTAGAAAATTTAAAACTTATGCTGGAATGGGATCACTTGCGGCAATGAAGAGGGGAAGCAGTGATAGATATTTTCAGCTTGAGGCAGCAACTGAAAAATTAGTTCCAGAAGGAATCGAATCAATGGTTCCACATAAAGGTGCATTAAAAGACACAGTTTACCAAATTTGCGGTGGACTTCGTTCTGGAATGGGATACTGCGGAACACCTACAATTAATGAATTAAAAGAAAATGGAAAATTTGTAAAAATAACAGGAGCAGGACTTAAGGAAAGCCATCCTCATGATGTTATAATTACAAAGGAGGCACCTAATTATAACAATTCAAATAATTAA
- the rpsB gene encoding 30S ribosomal protein S2 — protein sequence MAVITMKQLLEVGAHFGHQAKRWNPKMKPYIFTERNGIHILDLHQTLGATEAAYEFVRQISEEGGKVLFVGTKKQAQEAIKEEAERAGGFYVNHRWLGGLLTNLETIKKRVKRLKELEEMDADGTLDTAYTKKEAGLLRKEMAKLSKNIGGIKEMNTLPAALFVVDIKKEFLALEEAKKLGIPVIALIDTNVDPDLVTYKIPANDDAIRSVKLFAQVIANAAIEGNGGIENVAEGAEVEVPASEEIVEEVVEEVVTEE from the coding sequence ATGGCAGTTATTACAATGAAACAATTATTAGAAGTGGGAGCACATTTTGGACATCAAGCAAAAAGATGGAATCCTAAAATGAAACCATATATCTTTACAGAAAGAAACGGAATCCATATTTTGGATTTACACCAAACTTTAGGAGCAACTGAAGCGGCTTATGAATTTGTTAGACAAATTTCTGAAGAAGGTGGAAAAGTATTATTCGTTGGAACTAAAAAACAAGCTCAAGAAGCTATTAAAGAAGAAGCAGAAAGAGCTGGAGGATTTTATGTAAATCACAGATGGCTAGGTGGATTATTAACTAACTTGGAAACTATCAAAAAAAGAGTAAAAAGATTAAAAGAATTAGAAGAAATGGATGCTGATGGAACTTTAGATACAGCTTACACTAAAAAAGAAGCTGGATTATTAAGAAAAGAAATGGCAAAACTTTCTAAAAATATCGGTGGAATCAAAGAAATGAACACTTTACCAGCTGCATTATTTGTAGTTGATATTAAAAAAGAATTCTTAGCATTAGAAGAAGCTAAAAAATTGGGAATCCCTGTAATCGCATTAATTGATACAAATGTAGATCCTGATTTAGTAACTTACAAAATTCCTGCAAATGATGATGCTATAAGATCAGTAAAATTATTTGCGCAAGTTATTGCAAATGCTGCAATTGAAGGAAACGGTGGAATTGAAAATGTTGCTGAAGGAGCAGAAGTGGAAGTTCCTGCAAGCGAAGAAATCGTTGAGGAAGTAGTAGAAGAAGTAGTAACTGAAGAATAA
- a CDS encoding PspC domain-containing protein, which yields MKKKLYKSLKDRKIAGVCGGIAEYFDIDSNVIRILWVIFASAFGTGILPYIVCALILKDNPDEY from the coding sequence ATGAAAAAAAAATTATATAAATCATTAAAAGATAGAAAAATAGCAGGAGTTTGTGGAGGAATAGCAGAATACTTTGATATTGATTCAAATGTTATAAGAATACTCTGGGTTATTTTTGCATCTGCATTTGGAACTGGAATACTACCATACATCGTCTGTGCTTTAATTTTAAAAGACAATCCAGACGAATATTAA
- the tsf gene encoding translation elongation factor Ts: MAITTALIKELRERTGAGMLDCKKALQENGGDIEKAIDWLREKGIAKAAKKSGRVAAEGLVFAAVSEDRKKGAILEFNSETDFVAKNDEFKSFGEKLVDLTLNHDLTSEDELKAIEFEGKTVETHLTELIAKIGENMNIRRLKVISTDGFIETYIHLGGKIGVLLDVNGEATPENVEKARGVAMHVAAMDPKYLDKSEVTADDLEREKEIARHQLIAEGKPANIIEKILEGKMRKFYEENCLVQQKYVRDDSVTIGKFIAPSTINSFDRFKVGEGIEKEEVDFAAEVAAQISGN; this comes from the coding sequence GTGGCAATTACAACAGCACTTATTAAAGAATTAAGAGAAAGAACAGGAGCAGGAATGCTTGACTGTAAAAAGGCTTTACAAGAAAACGGTGGAGATATTGAAAAAGCAATTGACTGGCTGAGAGAAAAAGGGATTGCTAAAGCGGCTAAAAAGTCTGGAAGAGTTGCAGCAGAAGGATTAGTATTTGCAGCAGTTTCTGAAGATAGAAAAAAAGGTGCTATCTTGGAATTTAACTCTGAAACTGACTTTGTTGCTAAAAATGATGAATTTAAATCATTTGGGGAAAAATTGGTAGATTTGACTTTAAATCATGACTTGACAAGTGAAGATGAATTGAAGGCAATTGAATTTGAAGGAAAAACAGTTGAAACTCACTTAACTGAATTAATCGCTAAAATTGGTGAAAATATGAATATCAGAAGATTAAAGGTAATTTCTACTGACGGATTCATTGAAACTTATATTCACTTGGGTGGAAAAATTGGTGTATTATTAGATGTTAATGGAGAAGCTACTCCTGAAAATGTTGAAAAAGCAAGAGGTGTTGCAATGCACGTTGCAGCAATGGATCCAAAATACTTGGATAAGTCAGAAGTTACAGCTGATGACTTGGAAAGAGAAAAAGAAATTGCAAGACACCAATTAATAGCTGAAGGAAAACCAGCCAACATTATTGAAAAAATATTAGAAGGAAAAATGAGAAAATTCTACGAAGAAAACTGTTTAGTACAACAAAAATATGTTAGAGATGACAGCGTTACTATCGGGAAATTTATTGCCCCTAGCACAATAAATTCATTTGACAGATTTAAAGTTGGAGAAGGAATCGAAAAAGAAGAAGTAGATTTCGCTGCTGAAGTAGCTGCACAAATTTCTGGAAATTAA